The following proteins are co-located in the Aurantiacibacter atlanticus genome:
- a CDS encoding heme-dependent oxidative N-demethylase subunit alpha family protein: MKTPTQRLGFSVDELLPRARGGGALKMGLVSLAETEWLQPDPDLDLRNAAFDAHPESVQLTPDAHPAGAELAAMRGLQGGLEDAARSAWEDMCLLAPDEGEGLYRLIGAAVAFPTDWDPARKLGKSLISLHAPIHGYTDQLASGVDHFMAGLKPGKIFGRCNWFVSPTPALRWIAQNPPQQAFAHVTVANAGRTLFVRSERQTLRRLPETGAILFTIGVHVAPLGSLSPANIARMAKAVLTIPSAEAERRGATFFASQIKTFAAQVTKTMD; encoded by the coding sequence ATGAAAACGCCCACCCAACGGCTCGGCTTTTCGGTCGACGAGCTTTTGCCGCGCGCACGCGGTGGCGGTGCGTTGAAAATGGGGCTAGTGTCTCTCGCTGAAACTGAATGGCTCCAGCCAGACCCTGATCTTGACCTTCGGAACGCTGCTTTCGACGCCCATCCAGAAAGCGTGCAACTCACGCCAGATGCCCATCCGGCAGGAGCAGAACTTGCCGCAATGCGAGGGTTGCAAGGCGGGTTGGAAGATGCTGCGCGTTCAGCATGGGAGGACATGTGCCTGCTTGCCCCGGATGAAGGAGAAGGCCTGTACCGCCTGATCGGCGCGGCGGTGGCTTTTCCAACCGATTGGGACCCGGCAAGAAAGCTTGGCAAGTCACTCATCTCGCTCCACGCCCCGATCCACGGTTATACAGATCAGCTTGCAAGCGGGGTCGATCACTTCATGGCCGGTCTGAAACCGGGTAAGATTTTCGGGCGTTGTAACTGGTTTGTCAGCCCCACCCCGGCCTTGCGCTGGATAGCGCAAAATCCCCCACAACAGGCCTTTGCCCATGTCACAGTCGCCAATGCCGGCAGGACGCTTTTCGTTCGCAGCGAGCGCCAAACGCTGCGGCGCCTTCCTGAGACAGGGGCGATCCTGTTTACAATAGGGGTCCATGTCGCGCCTCTCGGATCGCTCTCCCCAGCCAATATTGCGCGAATGGCCAAAGCGGTGTTGACGATCCCGTCAGCAGAAGCGGAGCGGCGCGGCGCCACCTTCTTTGCGTCGCAGATTAAGACCTTCGCTGCGCAGGTGACGAAAACGATGGACTAG
- a CDS encoding PilZ domain-containing protein: MGLTLSASTFVSRPPRWECDVDVIIDDGCSELSGRIANISESGFMAECERRLPLGEIVTVIIPGRGRVRAEVCWAVGWRLGARILDEANVSA, from the coding sequence ATGGGTCTGACACTATCCGCATCGACATTTGTCTCGCGCCCCCCGCGTTGGGAATGCGACGTGGATGTCATCATAGATGACGGATGTTCGGAATTGTCCGGGCGCATAGCAAACATCTCCGAATCCGGCTTCATGGCCGAATGCGAGCGACGCCTGCCATTGGGCGAAATTGTTACGGTGATAATTCCCGGTCGCGGCAGGGTCAGGGCCGAGGTATGCTGGGCCGTGGGATGGCGCCTGGGCGCCAGGATCCTTGACGAGGCAAACGTTTCGGCCTGA